A window from Acidimicrobiia bacterium encodes these proteins:
- the pyrE gene encoding orotate phosphoribosyltransferase — MDGDGLAREIYERIHLTGEFVLRSGAVSNEYFDKFLFEADPVLLRTIGEALVPLVPAGTDALAGLELGGIPIATVLSQLTRLPVLFVRKEAKTYGTCRLAEGGEVDGRRLTIVEDVVSSGGQVILSTQDLRERGAVVEHAVIVIDRRGPDNQHQLAEAGIELHALYTMDELQRAGEH; from the coding sequence TCACCGGCGAGTTCGTCCTGCGCTCGGGGGCGGTGAGCAACGAGTACTTCGACAAGTTCCTCTTCGAGGCCGACCCGGTGCTGCTGCGCACCATCGGCGAGGCACTGGTGCCGCTCGTCCCCGCCGGCACCGACGCGCTCGCAGGCCTGGAGCTCGGCGGGATCCCCATCGCCACGGTGCTCTCCCAGCTCACCAGGCTGCCTGTGCTGTTCGTGCGCAAGGAGGCGAAGACATACGGCACCTGCCGGCTCGCCGAGGGCGGCGAGGTCGACGGCCGGCGGCTCACGATCGTGGAGGACGTCGTGTCATCGGGCGGGCAGGTGATCCTGTCCACCCAGGACCTGCGGGAGCGCGGTGCGGTCGTCGAGCACGCGGTGATCGTGATCGACCGCCGTGGTCCCGACAACCAGCACCAGCTGGCCGAGGCCGGGATCGAGCTGCACGCGCTCTACACGATGGACGAGCTGCAGCGCGCGGGCGAGCACTGA